The proteins below are encoded in one region of Reichenbachiella sp. 5M10:
- the ruvA gene encoding Holliday junction branch migration protein RuvA: MISYIEGKLVEIDPTYIIIDNGGIGYHVNISLNTYSLVKNLDQAHIFTHFHVKEDAQTLYGFFDQDEKKRFQQLISISGVGPSTGLMILSSLSSQELHAAIVNSDVKTISGVKGIGQKTAQRIILELKDKMSKEELEAGGPLLTLKKEHSVKSEALAALTTLGISKSVAEKTLDKIMKDSDEDLGLEDLIKLALKRA; encoded by the coding sequence ATGATATCGTATATCGAAGGAAAACTTGTCGAGATAGATCCGACATATATTATAATAGATAACGGAGGTATTGGCTATCATGTCAATATCTCCTTGAATACATACAGTCTGGTGAAAAACCTGGATCAAGCACACATTTTCACACATTTTCATGTGAAAGAGGATGCACAAACCTTGTACGGTTTTTTTGACCAAGACGAGAAGAAGCGATTCCAACAACTGATTTCTATTTCTGGAGTAGGCCCATCTACCGGTCTGATGATTTTGTCTTCATTGTCGTCGCAGGAGTTGCATGCTGCGATTGTCAATAGTGATGTCAAGACCATCAGTGGTGTGAAAGGGATAGGACAGAAAACTGCCCAAAGAATCATATTGGAATTGAAGGACAAGATGTCCAAAGAAGAATTGGAAGCGGGAGGCCCTCTGCTGACCTTGAAAAAGGAGCACAGTGTCAAGTCAGAAGCATTGGCTGCCCTCACTACTCTAGGGATATCCAAATCAGTCGCTGAGAAAACGCTGGATAAAATCATGAAAGATAGCGATGAAGATCTGGGACTTGAGGATTTAATTAAATTAGCGTTGAAAAGGGCCTAA